One genomic region from Jilunia laotingensis encodes:
- a CDS encoding tetratricopeptide repeat protein, with amino-acid sequence MKKKHILFLLSCFILTTLSAQTLEQAKAMYNKGEYEQAKPVFKKFVKSQPANGNYNLWYGVSCLKTGEPQEALKYIETAVKKRIPTGQLYLAETYNDLYRFDDAIKNYEEYIAELTKRKKPVEDAEKLLEKTKSNLRMLKGVEEVCVIDSFVVDKTDFLNTYKISEESGKLFTYNDYFKTEGKHLGTVYETELGNKIYYGEADKNGLMNILSKNKLQNEWSKGYPLPDKINATGNTNYPYVLTDGVTIYYASDGDNSIGGYDIFVTRYNTNTDTYLSPENVGMPFNSPYNDYMYVIDEYNNLGWFASDRFQPEDKVCIYVFIPNESKRVYNYEAMDTKQIVALAQLKSLKATWKDQKEVAAAQKRLDAAIHHKPQEQFIADFEFVIDDHTIYYHLSDFKTPKGKEFFKKYQQKEKDYRQQMEKLDDQRQWYARAGKDEKAKIAPAILDLEKQIQQISQELESLAIQVRNAEKQLIK; translated from the coding sequence ATGAAGAAAAAACATATTTTATTCCTTTTATCTTGCTTTATATTAACGACCCTATCTGCCCAAACATTGGAACAAGCAAAAGCAATGTACAATAAGGGGGAATATGAACAAGCCAAACCGGTATTTAAGAAATTTGTAAAATCTCAACCGGCAAATGGCAACTATAACCTGTGGTACGGGGTAAGTTGCTTGAAAACAGGGGAACCGCAAGAAGCCTTGAAGTATATCGAAACAGCTGTAAAGAAGCGTATCCCGACCGGACAACTCTATTTGGCAGAGACTTACAACGATTTATATCGCTTTGACGATGCGATCAAGAATTACGAAGAATATATAGCCGAACTTACCAAAAGAAAAAAACCGGTGGAAGATGCTGAAAAGCTACTTGAAAAAACTAAATCTAATCTGCGAATGCTGAAAGGAGTAGAAGAAGTATGCGTGATAGACAGCTTTGTGGTAGATAAGACGGATTTCTTGAATACATATAAAATCAGTGAGGAATCTGGCAAGTTATTCACATACAATGACTATTTCAAAACGGAAGGTAAGCATCTTGGGACGGTTTATGAAACCGAATTGGGCAATAAAATTTATTACGGAGAAGCTGACAAGAACGGATTGATGAACATCTTGTCTAAAAACAAACTACAAAACGAATGGAGCAAAGGATATCCTCTACCCGATAAAATCAATGCCACAGGCAATACTAACTATCCCTATGTACTGACTGACGGTGTAACCATCTACTACGCTTCGGATGGTGACAATTCTATCGGTGGCTACGACATCTTCGTAACCCGCTATAATACTAACACTGATACATATCTTTCACCAGAAAACGTCGGAATGCCCTTCAACTCACCCTACAATGACTACATGTATGTGATCGATGAGTACAACAATCTGGGCTGGTTTGCTTCAGACCGTTTTCAACCGGAAGATAAAGTTTGTATTTATGTATTTATTCCAAACGAATCGAAGCGAGTATACAATTACGAGGCAATGGATACTAAGCAGATCGTTGCATTGGCACAACTTAAATCACTAAAAGCTACCTGGAAAGATCAAAAGGAAGTTGCAGCTGCCCAAAAAAGACTGGATGCGGCCATTCATCATAAACCGCAAGAGCAGTTTATTGCCGATTTTGAATTTGTCATTGACGATCATACAATTTACTATCACCTTAGCGATTTCAAAACTCCGAAAGGAAAAGAGTTTTTTAAAAAATATCAGCAAAAGGAGAAAGACTACCGCCAACAGATGGAAAAGCTCGACGACCAACGCCAGTGGTATGCCCGCGCGGGTAAAGACGAGAAAGCAAAAATAGCTCCAGCCATTCTCGATCTGGAAAAACAGATACAACAAATATCACAAGAATTGGAAAGCCTCGCTATCCAAGTGCGTAATGCAGAAAAACAACTTATAAAATAA
- a CDS encoding NfeD family protein, translated as MDVLIIIVLIIAAVILFLVELFVIPGISVAGFAALGCIIYANYYAFANLGTGAGFITLVVSGVACIGSLVWFMRSKTLDKIALKKDITSKIDKSAAEKVKVGDTGITITRLAQIGNAEINGNIIEVKTLEGLLNEKTPVIVTRITDGIIYVEKQKP; from the coding sequence ATGGATGTACTAATAATTATTGTACTCATTATTGCCGCTGTCATACTGTTCCTTGTAGAACTGTTTGTCATTCCTGGAATCAGTGTTGCCGGGTTCGCAGCACTGGGATGCATCATTTATGCGAATTATTATGCATTTGCCAATTTGGGTACAGGTGCCGGATTCATCACTCTGGTTGTCTCAGGAGTGGCATGCATCGGATCACTTGTCTGGTTCATGCGGTCTAAAACCTTGGATAAGATTGCCCTAAAGAAAGATATCACATCCAAAATAGACAAAAGTGCTGCCGAAAAAGTAAAAGTGGGCGATACAGGGATAACTATCACCCGTCTGGCACAAATCGGCAACGCGGAGATCAACGGAAACATTATTGAAGTAAAAACGCTAGAGGGACTACTCAATGAAAAAACTCCGGTCATTGTCACTCGGATTACCGATGGTATAATATATGTAGAGAAACAAAAACCCTAA